The genomic stretch CGCTGCGCGTCCCATCGGGCCAGTTCCTCAACATCAACATGGGGTGCGACCAGAAACCCTTTAACGACGTACGGGTACGCCAGGCGCTGGCGCTGTGTATCGATCGCAAAGCGATGGTTGATTTCGTCGCCGACAGTTACGGCACCCCGGGTAACGACACGCCGATCAACGCCTCGTATCCGTGGTATCGCAACCTGCCGCTGCGCCAGCCCGACTACGCCAAAGCCAAGGCGTTGCTGGCAGAAGCCGGTTACCCGGACGGACTCGATTTAACCTTGATCGCGTCAGATAAACCGGCCTCCCGTACCCAGTTGGGGATCGCGGTACGCGAGATGGCCAAGCCCGCCGGTTTTCGTATCAACGTGCAGACCATGGCCCACAGCACCTACCTCGATCAGGTGTGGAAGAAAGGCAATTTTTATGTCGGCTTCTACAATATGCAGCCTTCACCGGACGCCGTGTTCTCGCTGCTCTACACCTCCGATGCAGCGTGGAACGAAACCCGCTGGAACAATGCCGATTTTGACGCCGCCGTCGCTGGCGCACGCGGCACCACCGACGACGCCAAGCGCCGGGAGTTCTACGGTAAAGCGCAGCAGTTGATGCATGAACAGGTGCCGTCGGTCATCCCTGCCTTCTTCAACCTGCTCTCCGCCAGCCGGGATTCCGTGCGCGGCTACGCGCTGCATCCACGTGCCGCCGTGTTCCGTCTCGATCACGTCTGGCTGACGGCGCAAGCGTCGACACGCCGAAGCTGAACTAAGGAGCGGCCGTGAGCGCAAGCTATCTGTTAAAACGTCTGCTGTTGGTGATCTACACCCTGCTGGTGGTGTCCGTACTGGTATTCAGCATTACCCAGTTGCTGCCTGCCGACGCCGCGGTCACCCTGCTCGGCCAGCATGCCACCCCGGAGGCGCTGGCGGCGGTCAGGGCCCGACTCGGGCTGGACGCGCCTGCCTGGGTGCAATACTGGCACTGGCTGGCGGCAGCGTTGCACGGTGATTTCGGCGTCTCCATGCGGACCAACCTGCCGGTCGCGCCCACGCTGCTCACCGCCCTATCCCGCTCACTGTTGCTGGCAGCATGCGCCCTGTCGCTGATGCTGCTGGTGGCGCTGCCGCTCGGCGTGTGGGCGGCGGTCAGAAAAGGCAAACTGGCGGATGTGCTGGTCAGCGTGCTGTCTTACATCGGCATTTCCTTTCCCGAGTTCGTCACCGCCACGCTGATGTTGCTGCTGTTCGCCGATATCTGGCAGTTGCTGCCAGCGACCGGTTATGTGCCGCTCAGCGAGAACCTGATTGACGGCGTGCGCCATCTGGTGCTGCCGTCGGCGACGGTGGCAATGATTCTGGTCGCGCATGTCTCACGTATGGTGCGCTCGGAGATGGTGGATGTGCTGCATACCGACTACATCCGGGCAGCCTGGCTGAAAGGGCTGCCGCGCCGCCGTATTCTGTGGCGCCACGCGCTGCGCAACGGCCTGTTGCCGACCATCACTATCGTGGCATTGGACGTGGGTTATCTGCTCGGCGGCATCGTGGTAGTGGAAGAGATTTTCGCTATTCCCGGCATCGGCCGGGAGCTTATCGTCGCGGTGCAGGCGCGCGATCTCCCCACCATTCAGGGCGGTGTGATGATCCTGGCCTCCACCTATGCGGTCGTCAATTTTCTGGCCGACCTCGCCTACGCCACGCTAGACAAGCGGATTCACTATGTTTGACGTACTCAAAAAACTACTGCGTACTCCGCAAGGGGCTGCCGGGCTTGGCATCCTGCTGCTGGCGCTGATTACCGTGTGCGCGGGTGTTCATCTGGCCCCCGCCGACCCAGAGGCTATTTCGATTCTGGCGCGCTATAAAGCGCCGAGCGCCATGCACTGGTTCGGCACCGATCAGCTAGGGCGCGACATCCTCAGCCGGGTGCTGGTGGGTGCCCGCACCACCATTCTTTATTCGCTACTGGCGACCTCACTGGCGATGGTGGCAGGCTCGGTTATCGGCACCGCCAGCGCGTATCTGGGTGGCCGGATGGATGAAGGCATTATGCGCACCATGGACGCGGTGATGTCGATCCCCAGCCTGCTGTTCGCTTTATTGATTGTCAGCACACTAGGACAGAGTAGCCTGAATGCGGTGCTGGCTATCACCATCGCCTTTATACCGGGCATGGTACGCATCGCCCGTAGCGTGGCGCTGGCCGCGCGCCAGCAGGATTACGTCTATGCCGCCATCGCCCGCGGCGAATCCCCCGGCTATATCATCCTGCGGGAGATGCTGCCTAACATCGTGGCACCCATCATCGTGGAATCCACTATTCGCGTGTCGTTCGCCATTATGCTGTTTGCCACCCTGAGCTTCCTTGGGCTGGGGGCGCAACCGCCACAACCGGAATGGGGGTTGATGGTATCCGAAGCCCGCGCCTACTTCTTTAACGCTCCCTGGATGATGCTGATCCCCGGGCTTGCGATCGCCATCGTCGCTATCGGTTTCAACCTGCTTGGCGATGGGCTACGCGACGTTCTGAATCCGAGGAGCCACTGATGGACAAGCACAACGCCACCCTGACGACATCCACCCCGGTACTGGCGGTTAACGATTACAGCCTGGACTACGCACTGCCAGACGGTTCACACCTGCCGGTGCTGCGGGACATTACCCTGCACGTGAACCGCGGCGACGTGGTGGGGCTGGTAGGGGAATCCGGCTCCGGCAAAACCACCCTCGGCTGGGCCATTATGCGCTGGCTCGCCAGTAACGCACGGGAGCGCGCTGGCGAGATTCACCTCAGCGGTTTAAATCTGCGCACGTTGGCGACGGACAAATTGCACGCGCTGCGCGGCGGAAAACTGGGGATGATTTTTCAGGACCCCAGCGCCTCGCTCAACCCCACCCTGACGCTGGGGGAACAGGTGACGGAGGTGCTGCGCCGTCACCGTCACCTCAATGCCCGGGAAGCGCAGGAATACGGCGAAACCCTGCTGCGCGACGTTGACCTGAAACATCCGGCGCTGATGATGCGGCGCTACCCGCATCAGGTTTCCGGCGGTGAAAAACAGCGCATCCTGATCGCTACCGCCTTCGCTTGTCAGCCCGACTGCCTGATTTTCGACGAACCCACCACCGCGCTGGACGTAATAAGCTCAGCACAGATCCTGGCGTTGTTTGAACGACTACGGGAAGAAACCGGCGTAGCAGCCTTGTATATCTCTCACGATCTGGCACTGGTCTCCCG from Dickeya zeae NCPPB 2538 encodes the following:
- a CDS encoding ABC transporter permease encodes the protein MSASYLLKRLLLVIYTLLVVSVLVFSITQLLPADAAVTLLGQHATPEALAAVRARLGLDAPAWVQYWHWLAAALHGDFGVSMRTNLPVAPTLLTALSRSLLLAACALSLMLLVALPLGVWAAVRKGKLADVLVSVLSYIGISFPEFVTATLMLLLFADIWQLLPATGYVPLSENLIDGVRHLVLPSATVAMILVAHVSRMVRSEMVDVLHTDYIRAAWLKGLPRRRILWRHALRNGLLPTITIVALDVGYLLGGIVVVEEIFAIPGIGRELIVAVQARDLPTIQGGVMILASTYAVVNFLADLAYATLDKRIHYV
- a CDS encoding ABC transporter permease; this encodes MFDVLKKLLRTPQGAAGLGILLLALITVCAGVHLAPADPEAISILARYKAPSAMHWFGTDQLGRDILSRVLVGARTTILYSLLATSLAMVAGSVIGTASAYLGGRMDEGIMRTMDAVMSIPSLLFALLIVSTLGQSSLNAVLAITIAFIPGMVRIARSVALAARQQDYVYAAIARGESPGYIILREMLPNIVAPIIVESTIRVSFAIMLFATLSFLGLGAQPPQPEWGLMVSEARAYFFNAPWMMLIPGLAIAIVAIGFNLLGDGLRDVLNPRSH